TGCTACTGCCGTCATAAAATGGAACATCTGGGAAAAGCCTGCGATGCACCAATGGAAATCTGCATGACTTTTAATGGAGTTGCCGATTCTTTGATAAGGCATAAAATTGCACGTAAGGTTGATATTAAGGAAGGTATGGATCTGCTTCATTTAGCTTATGATAATAACCTTGTTCAATTCGGCGAGAATGTTCAGAACAGTGTAAGCTTTATCTGCAATTGTTGCGGATGCTGCTGCGAAGCCATGCTTGCAGCAAAAAGGTTTGCTTCATTATCTCCAATACATACAACGAATTTTCTACCAGTTATAAATGAATCTGAATGCAACGGCTGCGGGAAATGCGTTGAGGTATGTCCTGTTGAAGCTATGACTCTTGTCTCTGCAAACGATCCGGGTAAAAAGAAAAAGAAGAAAGCAAAATTGAATGAAGAAATTTGTCTTGGATGCGGAGTTTGTGTCCGTGTCTGCAGTAAAGAGTATATTTTAATGCGTGCGAGGGATAACAAAGTTATTACACCGGTAAATTCCGCGCATCGGGCAGTGATAATGGCAATTGAAAGAGGGCAACTTCAGAATTTAATTTTTGATAATCAGGCATTATGGAACCATAGAGCTATGGCCGCAATTCTTGGTGTTATTCTTAAATTGCCCCCGTTAAAACAGGTTCTCGCAAGTCAGCAATTAAAATCGAATTACCTCGGCTATCTGCTATCTAATTATAATAAAAATTGATAGCTGCCGCTTACTAAGCAGGAAAAAACTCTCTTTACTTTTTACTATTTTTGAATCATTGTTAATTAAATACTTGGAAAGGTTATATATCGATGAAGACTCAATTGGCAGTAATTGGCGGCGGACCCGGCGGTTATGCCGCAGCGTTCCTTGCAGCAGACTTAGGTATGAATGTAACTTTAATAGATTTAGAAAAAAATCCCGGTGGTGTCTGTCTTTACAGAGGATGTATTCCTTCAAAAGCATTGCTTCATGTTGCCAAACTTATTCACGAAGCTGAAGATGCTAAAAAATGGGGCGTGGAATTCGGAGAACCGAAGATCGATATAAATAAACTACGCGATTTTAAAAACGGTGTTGTAAATAAACTCACCGGCGGATTAGGTCAGCTCTGCAAACAGAGGAAAGTAAACTATATAAACGGAAAG
This Melioribacteraceae bacterium DNA region includes the following protein-coding sequences:
- a CDS encoding 4Fe-4S dicluster domain-containing protein, with protein sequence MAHITLRSAYQNLTDRLNLFPQGAPPSETLYKILTMLFSEKEAQFVSLLPIKPFDSKLASKLAKKSLAETEKILDELSSRGILLDAEVKGNKQYTLPPPMAGFFEFSMMRLRTDIDQKVLAELFYQYLNVEEDFIRELFTNGETQLGRTFVNEKAIENTKLEVLDYERASEVINTATHIGVGICYCRHKMEHLGKACDAPMEICMTFNGVADSLIRHKIARKVDIKEGMDLLHLAYDNNLVQFGENVQNSVSFICNCCGCCCEAMLAAKRFASLSPIHTTNFLPVINESECNGCGKCVEVCPVEAMTLVSANDPGKKKKKKAKLNEEICLGCGVCVRVCSKEYILMRARDNKVITPVNSAHRAVIMAIERGQLQNLIFDNQALWNHRAMAAILGVILKLPPLKQVLASQQLKSNYLGYLLSNYNKN